From a region of the Rouxiella sp. S1S-2 genome:
- a CDS encoding NAD(P)/FAD-dependent oxidoreductase, with protein MKVAIIGSGISGLSCAWMLSQRQPACEIKVFEANETLGGHTATLDVEISNRSYAIDTGFIVYNQKTYPRFIALLAQLGITGQPTQMSFSVHNPDSRLEYNGHTLNTLFAQRRNFFKPKFWRFLREILRFNALCKQRVQQPGNDESTVSDLLRQNGFSAFFALHYVLPMGAAIWSSSLEDMGKFPLSMFLRFFDNHGLLDVSHRPQWMVVPGGSREYIRRMQQLLPASVQLLTNTPVNSVIRREGSVTIQSTQGSETFDQVIFACHSDQALAMLQAPTDAERQVLCGLPYQSNEVVLHTDINQLPVSRRAWASWNYRLPNGVESALGHTPSAPVHSAIVRQRRASVTYNMNILQGIESENNFCVTLNPITPIDERKILFKTQYRHPVLNLASYQSQQRRGEINGHNRSWFCGAYWHNGFHEDGVRSAEEVVNQLLEQESA; from the coding sequence ATGAAAGTGGCCATTATCGGCAGTGGTATTTCGGGTCTCAGCTGTGCGTGGATGCTGTCGCAGCGTCAACCTGCATGTGAAATAAAGGTTTTTGAAGCCAACGAAACGCTGGGCGGACATACCGCAACGCTGGACGTCGAGATAAGCAATCGTTCCTACGCCATCGATACGGGTTTTATCGTATACAACCAGAAAACCTATCCTAGATTTATCGCCCTGCTCGCCCAGTTAGGCATCACCGGACAACCCACCCAAATGAGTTTTTCGGTGCACAATCCGGACAGCAGGCTTGAATACAACGGGCATACCCTGAATACGCTTTTTGCCCAGCGCCGTAATTTCTTTAAGCCTAAATTCTGGCGGTTTTTACGTGAAATCCTGCGCTTCAATGCGTTGTGTAAGCAGCGCGTACAGCAGCCGGGCAACGACGAAAGCACCGTGTCCGACCTGCTAAGGCAGAATGGTTTTTCGGCCTTTTTCGCCCTGCACTACGTTCTGCCGATGGGTGCGGCTATCTGGTCATCGTCACTTGAGGATATGGGCAAGTTTCCGTTATCGATGTTCCTGCGCTTTTTCGACAATCACGGGCTGCTTGATGTGAGTCATCGCCCACAGTGGATGGTAGTCCCCGGTGGGTCGCGTGAGTACATTCGCCGCATGCAGCAGTTGCTTCCCGCCAGCGTTCAACTGCTGACCAACACGCCGGTAAACTCAGTAATTCGCCGCGAGGGCTCAGTCACTATTCAATCCACACAGGGCAGTGAAACATTTGACCAGGTTATTTTCGCCTGCCATTCCGATCAGGCGCTGGCGATGCTGCAGGCACCTACCGATGCCGAACGTCAGGTGCTATGTGGCCTGCCCTATCAGTCAAATGAAGTGGTGCTACACACCGATATCAATCAACTTCCTGTTTCGCGCCGCGCGTGGGCAAGCTGGAACTATCGCCTACCCAACGGCGTTGAAAGTGCCTTGGGCCACACGCCGTCCGCACCGGTTCATTCGGCCATTGTTCGCCAACGCCGGGCCAGTGTGACGTACAACATGAATATTCTGCAAGGTATTGAGTCAGAAAATAATTTTTGCGTGACGCTAAATCCGATAACGCCAATTGATGAGCGTAAAATTTTATTCAAGACCCAGTATAGGCATCCGGTGCTTAACCTCGCCAGCTATCAGTCACAGCAGAGACGCGGCGAGATTAATGGCCACAACCGTAGCTGGTTCTGCGGTGCCTACTGGCACAACGGCTTTCATGAAGACGGCGTCAGAAGCGCCGAAGAAGTGGTAAACCAGCTCCTCGAGCAGGAAAGCGCATGA
- a CDS encoding ABC transporter permease: MSLNKKTADSRLMRTLHDPLPWVIAVFIALVLGMSSLGWLFHWMFPNLDRPVYLQDSFSGLVIAHLLLVGISSAIAVIIGMLAGIGVTRQAGKEFRALVETLVAMGQTFPPVAVLAIAVPVMGFSEKPAIIALVLYGLLPILQGTIAGIESVPSSAREIAEGVGMSRWQVLRKVELPLAAPVILAGIRTSVIINIGTAAIASTVGTQSLGSPIIIGLSGFNTAYVLQGALVVALLAIIVDMAFERWSRRLQNWQPSARGE, encoded by the coding sequence ATGAGCCTGAATAAAAAAACGGCAGACAGTCGCTTAATGCGAACCCTGCATGACCCCTTGCCTTGGGTTATCGCGGTATTTATTGCACTGGTGCTCGGCATGAGTTCACTGGGGTGGCTGTTTCACTGGATGTTCCCTAACCTCGACAGGCCGGTGTATTTGCAGGACAGTTTTTCCGGTCTGGTTATCGCTCACCTTTTGCTGGTGGGCATTTCAAGCGCGATCGCAGTAATTATCGGCATGCTGGCCGGCATTGGCGTAACGCGTCAGGCGGGCAAAGAGTTTCGGGCATTAGTTGAGACGCTGGTTGCAATGGGCCAAACCTTTCCACCGGTCGCAGTATTGGCGATTGCGGTGCCGGTGATGGGATTCAGTGAAAAACCGGCTATTATTGCGCTGGTTCTTTATGGGTTATTGCCTATTTTACAAGGGACTATCGCCGGTATCGAATCCGTACCCTCCTCGGCGCGAGAGATTGCTGAGGGAGTGGGGATGAGCCGCTGGCAGGTTCTGCGGAAGGTTGAACTGCCTCTTGCCGCACCGGTTATTCTTGCCGGAATACGCACGTCGGTGATCATCAATATCGGCACGGCGGCGATTGCCTCCACCGTGGGTACCCAGAGTCTGGGCTCACCGATTATTATCGGGCTTAGTGGGTTCAACACCGCCTATGTTTTGCAGGGCGCGCTGGTCGTAGCATTGTTGGCGATTATCGTGGATATGGCGTTTGAGCGCTGGAGCCGCCGCTTGCAAAACTGGCAGCCCTCAGCACGGGGTGAGTAG
- a CDS encoding DUF1365 domain-containing protein, with translation MNSALYIGGVRHRRFKPIEHHFDYGIFMALIDLDEIEQLPQCGIRLEKFSAATFKRSDYLGGGDIKTTAQRRIQALTGDSFDGRVMLLTQLRYFGCYFNPVNFYYLYDKEDVLRWVLAEVRNTPWNERHTYAVLPDGSLPVKKEFHVSPFNPMDMVYHWQLTPPGKRLRVHIETHRQDREFDATLTLVYQPLTRKNLRQQLWRFPLMTVKTAVTIYWQAVKLWLKRAPIYGHPPVDKD, from the coding sequence ATGAACAGCGCGCTCTATATTGGCGGCGTGCGGCATCGCCGATTTAAGCCGATAGAGCATCACTTCGACTATGGCATTTTCATGGCGCTTATCGATCTCGATGAAATCGAACAGCTGCCGCAATGCGGGATCAGACTGGAAAAATTCTCCGCGGCGACCTTTAAACGAAGTGACTATTTGGGCGGTGGTGACATTAAAACTACCGCTCAGCGGCGTATTCAGGCACTAACTGGCGACAGTTTTGACGGGCGTGTCATGTTGCTGACTCAGTTGCGCTACTTTGGTTGCTATTTTAATCCGGTTAATTTTTATTATCTTTATGATAAAGAAGACGTTTTACGCTGGGTATTGGCCGAGGTGCGCAACACGCCATGGAATGAGCGCCACACCTATGCGGTGCTGCCTGACGGCTCCTTACCGGTCAAAAAAGAGTTTCACGTTTCACCTTTTAACCCGATGGATATGGTCTATCACTGGCAATTGACCCCACCGGGAAAGCGTCTGCGTGTACATATAGAAACGCATCGTCAGGACCGCGAATTCGACGCAACGCTAACGCTGGTTTATCAGCCACTAACGCGTAAAAACCTGCGCCAGCAGCTCTGGCGGTTTCCGTTAATGACGGTAAAAACCGCGGTCACTATTTATTGGCAGGCAGTAAAACTGTGGCTCAAACGTGCGCCCATTTACGGTCATCCTCCCGTTGATAAGGATTGA
- a CDS encoding SDR family NAD(P)-dependent oxidoreductase codes for MKHVLITGASSGIGKQLALDYAAEGWKVTACGRDSQRLDAISTASEQITPLIFDITQLEETRQALAWVQADLVILCAGTCEYLDNGVVEAEKVLRVMTTNLMGPINCLDALLPGMASGSRIALVGSTASLFPLPRAEAYGGSKAALAYFARSLALDLAPRGIEISLVMPGFVKTPLTERNDFPMPMMITVEKSSDSIRKGLARGASEIAFPPVFAWLLRFISVLPQGLQKLLAKRLVR; via the coding sequence ATGAAGCACGTATTAATTACCGGCGCGAGTTCGGGAATAGGCAAACAGCTTGCCCTGGACTACGCCGCAGAGGGTTGGAAAGTGACCGCCTGCGGGCGCGACAGCCAGCGTTTGGACGCCATCAGCACCGCCTCGGAGCAGATAACGCCGCTGATCTTTGACATCACCCAACTTGAAGAAACCCGGCAGGCGCTGGCCTGGGTGCAGGCTGACCTGGTTATCCTCTGCGCCGGGACCTGTGAATATCTCGATAACGGCGTGGTTGAGGCCGAGAAAGTTTTACGGGTGATGACCACCAACCTGATGGGGCCGATTAACTGCCTTGATGCACTGCTGCCGGGCATGGCCTCGGGTTCTCGCATCGCGCTTGTCGGCTCCACCGCGTCGCTGTTTCCGCTGCCGCGCGCTGAGGCCTATGGCGGTTCGAAAGCCGCGCTGGCCTACTTCGCTCGCAGTCTGGCGCTTGATCTTGCGCCGCGCGGAATTGAGATCTCACTGGTGATGCCGGGTTTCGTAAAAACGCCGCTCACCGAGCGTAATGATTTCCCGATGCCGATGATGATAACGGTGGAAAAATCCTCCGACTCTATTAGAAAAGGCCTGGCGCGTGGCGCAAGCGAAATTGCGTTTCCGCCTGTTTTCGCCTGGCTACTGCGCTTTATTTCGGTGTTGCCGCAAGGCCTGCAGAAACTTTTAGCTAAAAGATTGGTAAGGTAA
- a CDS encoding MerR family transcriptional regulator yields MSLYSIGEVARICGINPVTLRAWQRRYGLLKPQRTEGGHRLFDDSDLETIRTILGWINRGVPVSQVKGLLEGSITPLPSGWSQLEQKLLGVLQEEKTQKVRQLIIELGREYPPDSLVNNVLRPLRTRLTSTPSTLYLRGLLDGVLIEHAVMCMNAARKKSGIKVLLAGWGDIDRTELWLESIARSGEGLHIDLLPDPLVDPHLEGVKAQQILLWAEGRLTNIQRNKYLQWQKLGLPISLLGSAAVLLQNPPEEAHDALPFR; encoded by the coding sequence ATGTCTCTGTACAGCATTGGCGAGGTCGCACGCATATGCGGCATCAATCCTGTTACGTTGCGTGCATGGCAACGTCGTTACGGCCTGCTCAAACCTCAGCGTACCGAGGGCGGCCATCGACTGTTTGACGACAGTGACCTGGAAACCATTCGTACTATTCTTGGCTGGATAAACCGCGGTGTGCCTGTCAGTCAGGTTAAAGGGCTGCTGGAGGGAAGCATTACTCCCCTCCCAAGCGGTTGGTCACAGCTGGAGCAAAAGCTGCTCGGTGTTCTACAGGAAGAGAAAACGCAGAAAGTCCGCCAGCTGATTATCGAGTTGGGCCGCGAATACCCGCCCGACAGCCTGGTTAACAATGTGCTGCGCCCGCTGCGAACTCGATTGACCTCTACCCCTTCAACCCTTTATTTACGCGGTCTGCTCGACGGCGTACTGATTGAGCACGCGGTAATGTGCATGAACGCGGCGCGTAAAAAATCCGGCATAAAAGTGCTGCTGGCAGGCTGGGGCGATATCGACCGCACCGAGCTATGGCTTGAGTCTATCGCCCGCAGCGGAGAAGGTCTGCACATTGACCTGCTGCCCGACCCGCTGGTGGACCCGCACCTTGAAGGGGTTAAGGCACAGCAGATCTTGCTATGGGCCGAGGGACGACTGACCAATATCCAACGCAACAAGTATCTGCAGTGGCAGAAATTAGGGTTACCTATTTCCCTGCTGGGTAGCGCAGCCGTTTTGCTGCAAAACCCGCCAGAGGAGGCGCATGACGCTTTACCTTTCAGATAA
- a CDS encoding DUF3833 domain-containing protein, producing MLNIKVYLRFMVLAMALLLAGCSAKIEDYKGTEPQLDIFSYFQGDSQAWGMIQDYSNKQTRRFSVAIRGDVVGDTLTLHEDFTYDDGEKQTRVWHIQRLADGSYRGTAGDIVGVATGHAQGNAFNWNYVMDIKASGKTYRLTFDDWLFKQDERHLMNVTSLTKFGVQVAKLTLFFEKK from the coding sequence ATGCTGAATATTAAGGTTTATCTGCGTTTCATGGTGCTTGCCATGGCCCTGCTGTTGGCCGGCTGCAGTGCAAAAATCGAAGACTATAAAGGCACCGAGCCTCAGCTTGATATCTTCAGCTATTTTCAGGGCGATAGCCAAGCCTGGGGGATGATCCAGGACTACAGCAATAAACAAACCCGACGCTTTTCAGTGGCAATACGCGGTGACGTCGTCGGCGATACGTTAACGCTGCATGAAGACTTCACCTACGATGATGGCGAAAAGCAGACCCGCGTCTGGCACATTCAACGCCTGGCGGATGGCAGCTATCGCGGCACGGCGGGCGATATTGTCGGCGTGGCGACCGGTCATGCGCAAGGCAATGCGTTTAACTGGAATTACGTGATGGATATTAAAGCCAGCGGTAAGACCTATCGTCTGACCTTTGACGACTGGCTGTTCAAGCAGGACGAAAGACACTTAATGAACGTGACCTCATTAACCAAGTTTGGCGTTCAAGTGGCCAAATTGACGCTGTTCTTCGAGAAAAAGTGA
- a CDS encoding 5'-nucleotidase, lipoprotein e(P4) family — protein sequence MKKASLYGTTALVFLALTGCAQHSKTQDDAQLNDQSVMALNWFQQSGEYQALTYQAFNAATFAFDKAQSLTGKPKAVVVDLDETMIDNSAYSAWQVKANKSFDAKTWSQWTHAEQAKAVPGAVSFAQYVDSHGGIMFYVSNRDQKDYAATVANLKRLGFPNVNEKTVRLSTTTSNKQARFDAIKSEGYNIVIYAGDNLNDFGAATYHKGNDERRNFVNSNHNLFGTQFIVLPNPLYGDWESGLAPGYNKLTPEQKLQVRSQALRAWKGV from the coding sequence ATGAAGAAAGCTTCACTCTATGGCACAACTGCACTGGTATTTTTAGCACTGACAGGCTGTGCACAGCACTCGAAAACGCAGGATGATGCACAGTTGAACGATCAGTCAGTGATGGCGTTGAACTGGTTCCAGCAATCAGGTGAATATCAGGCCCTGACCTATCAGGCCTTTAATGCAGCGACCTTTGCTTTTGATAAAGCACAGTCGCTGACCGGCAAACCTAAAGCCGTTGTCGTTGACCTCGATGAAACCATGATAGACAACAGCGCCTACAGTGCCTGGCAGGTAAAAGCCAACAAGTCGTTTGATGCCAAAACCTGGTCTCAGTGGACCCATGCCGAACAGGCTAAAGCCGTGCCGGGTGCGGTGAGCTTTGCTCAGTACGTCGACAGCCACGGCGGGATTATGTTCTATGTCTCGAACCGTGACCAAAAAGACTACGCCGCTACCGTTGCTAATCTGAAGCGCCTCGGTTTCCCGAACGTGAATGAAAAAACCGTTCGTCTGAGCACCACCACGTCCAACAAGCAGGCGCGTTTTGATGCTATCAAAAGCGAAGGCTATAACATCGTGATTTACGCCGGTGACAACCTGAACGACTTTGGCGCGGCCACGTATCATAAAGGCAACGATGAGCGTCGCAACTTCGTGAACAGCAATCACAATCTGTTCGGCACCCAATTTATCGTGCTGCCAAACCCACTGTACGGTGATTGGGAAAGCGGTTTGGCTCCGGGATACAACAAGCTGACCCCAGAACAGAAACTGCAGGTGCGCAGTCAAGCGCTGAGAGCGTGGAAAGGCGTATAA
- a CDS encoding nuclear transport factor 2 family protein: protein MTYASTDATSNESGNGQSTLEKLNTFYRHLDTAQLAKLPEIYHRQAVLVDPVGRHEGIDTLRLYFEQLLAQTHYCRFDIQHQLSTDDETMLFWRMIYSHPRLKKGKELVLDGNSHLRFSENRVIYQRDYYDLGAMLYEHIPLLGSVVKAVKSRLAP from the coding sequence ATGACTTATGCCTCAACGGACGCCACATCTAACGAATCAGGCAATGGCCAGAGCACGCTCGAGAAACTGAACACCTTTTATCGCCATTTGGACACTGCCCAGCTCGCCAAATTGCCGGAAATCTATCATCGGCAGGCAGTGCTGGTAGACCCCGTCGGCCGCCACGAGGGCATCGACACTCTTAGGCTTTATTTTGAGCAACTGCTGGCACAGACGCACTACTGCCGATTTGATATTCAGCATCAGTTGAGCACCGATGATGAAACGATGCTGTTTTGGCGCATGATTTATTCACATCCGCGGCTGAAAAAAGGCAAAGAATTGGTTCTCGACGGGAACAGTCATCTGCGCTTTAGCGAAAATAGAGTGATTTATCAGCGCGACTACTATGATTTGGGAGCGATGCTTTATGAGCACATCCCCCTTCTGGGAAGTGTCGTTAAAGCCGTTAAATCGAGGTTAGCGCCATGA
- the yedA gene encoding drug/metabolite exporter YedA produces MSRTAFRTLLPLIAALFALYFIWGSTYLVIRVGVESWPPLMMAGLRFFVAGVIMFTFLLLRGHKVPSMREWLSAGIIGVLLLAIGNGLVTVAEHLEVPSGIAAVMVATVPLFTLCFSRMWGMPNSRLEWTGVAIGLFGIVLLNTGSNLSGNPWGALLILIASLSWAFGSVLSSRVTLPKGLMAGAAEMIIAGVVLLVTSRLSGEYLTQIPSPSGFMALAYLVVFGSMIAISAYMFLLKTVRPAIATSYAYVNPVVAVLLGISFAGESLSLIEWISLGVILSAVLLVTLGRFVFKPKPAKLDKVEI; encoded by the coding sequence ATGTCTCGCACAGCCTTCCGTACGCTACTGCCGTTAATCGCCGCTTTGTTTGCGCTATATTTCATTTGGGGATCGACCTATCTGGTGATCCGCGTTGGGGTCGAGAGCTGGCCGCCGCTGATGATGGCGGGTCTGCGATTCTTTGTGGCGGGGGTGATCATGTTTACCTTTCTGCTGCTGCGCGGTCATAAAGTGCCTTCAATGCGCGAGTGGCTGTCGGCGGGCATTATCGGCGTGCTGCTGCTTGCCATAGGCAATGGGTTGGTTACCGTAGCCGAACATCTTGAGGTTCCCTCGGGTATTGCTGCCGTAATGGTCGCGACGGTTCCGCTGTTTACACTGTGTTTCAGCCGGATGTGGGGTATGCCCAACAGCCGTCTGGAGTGGACCGGCGTGGCTATCGGCCTGTTTGGCATCGTGCTGCTCAACACCGGCAGCAATTTGAGCGGCAATCCGTGGGGCGCGCTGCTTATTCTGATTGCTTCATTGAGTTGGGCCTTTGGTTCGGTGTTGAGCTCGCGAGTGACGCTGCCAAAAGGGTTGATGGCCGGTGCAGCAGAAATGATCATTGCAGGCGTCGTGTTGTTGGTCACCAGTCGACTGAGCGGCGAGTATTTGACTCAGATTCCTTCCCCAAGCGGTTTTATGGCACTGGCCTATTTGGTGGTTTTTGGCTCGATGATTGCCATCAGCGCCTACATGTTTTTGCTCAAAACCGTGCGACCGGCTATCGCGACCAGCTATGCCTACGTCAACCCGGTTGTAGCCGTGCTGTTGGGCATTAGCTTTGCGGGAGAGTCGCTTTCATTGATTGAATGGATTTCACTGGGCGTGATCCTGAGCGCGGTATTACTGGTCACGCTCGGACGTTTTGTGTTTAAGCCGAAACCGGCAAAGCTTGATAAGGTTGAAATTTAA
- a CDS encoding helix-turn-helix domain-containing protein produces the protein MNDEQKLAQRLSILRVNNNWSLEMLADKTGISRATLSRIERAETSPTASLLGKLSAAYGLTTSRLLMDLEDNPAELIRHAQQSVWHDTQTGFERRSISPPAKDFHAEFMSGRLQPGATIHYEAPPVFGLEQHIWMLSGVLELRLDTQRYRLEAGDCLRFHLNGTSTFHVPGQEEAHYSIVICRP, from the coding sequence ATGAACGATGAGCAAAAACTGGCGCAAAGGCTGTCAATACTGCGGGTGAACAACAATTGGTCGCTTGAAATGTTGGCTGATAAAACGGGAATTAGCCGAGCAACGCTGTCGCGGATTGAGCGCGCGGAAACAAGCCCAACCGCGTCGCTTTTGGGCAAGTTAAGTGCAGCTTATGGACTGACGACCTCAAGGTTATTAATGGACCTTGAAGACAATCCGGCCGAACTTATCCGCCACGCCCAGCAGTCGGTTTGGCACGACACGCAGACCGGTTTTGAGCGCCGCTCAATTTCCCCACCGGCCAAAGATTTTCATGCCGAATTTATGTCTGGCCGCCTGCAGCCTGGGGCCACCATTCACTATGAGGCGCCGCCGGTATTTGGGCTTGAGCAGCATATCTGGATGCTCTCTGGCGTTCTCGAGCTGCGCCTTGACACTCAACGATACCGCCTGGAGGCGGGCGACTGCCTGCGTTTTCATCTTAATGGCACGTCAACCTTCCATGTCCCGGGCCAGGAAGAGGCCCATTACAGCATTGTAATTTGTCGCCCTTAG
- a CDS encoding N-acetyltransferase family protein, which translates to MTISELRCEQYSQDFSRADLLGLAETLDGCVKLGASVGFVPPFGPNEALAFWHKLLPAFAAGERRILVARLHGKIVGTVQLVVDMPGNGQHRADVVKLLVHPQARRQGIARKLMQTIEKMAANLGKTLLVLDTVTGSEAQTLYHHLGYELCGVIPGYALSTEGIYDSTSVMYKPLDRLAK; encoded by the coding sequence ATAACCATCAGTGAACTGAGATGTGAACAATATTCGCAGGACTTTTCCCGAGCTGATTTATTGGGCCTCGCCGAAACTCTTGACGGCTGCGTGAAACTGGGCGCTAGCGTAGGATTTGTCCCGCCTTTTGGCCCAAACGAGGCGTTGGCTTTCTGGCATAAACTTTTGCCCGCCTTTGCCGCCGGAGAGCGCCGTATTCTGGTCGCACGCCTTCACGGCAAAATAGTGGGCACCGTTCAACTGGTGGTTGATATGCCTGGCAACGGACAGCATCGTGCGGACGTGGTTAAATTGTTGGTTCATCCGCAGGCAAGAAGGCAGGGGATTGCGAGAAAACTGATGCAAACGATTGAAAAAATGGCCGCTAACCTTGGAAAAACCCTGCTGGTGCTCGACACGGTCACCGGCAGCGAGGCGCAGACGCTTTATCATCATTTAGGGTATGAGCTGTGTGGCGTTATCCCAGGGTATGCGCTGTCAACTGAAGGAATTTATGACTCAACGAGTGTGATGTATAAGCCGTTGGACCGCCTTGCGAAATAG
- a CDS encoding class I SAM-dependent methyltransferase has product MLKQLHGAGLTLQEFNHEPMFFGDETAPLQGQIEVHDLRVYRRVLLGGSIAAGESYIDGDWTTPNLTAVLQLLAENVGLVDKIESRFSWLTSPVNSVVHFLRRNSPSQARRNISAHYDLGNDFYQGFLDEKMLYSSAWYQGPHMTLEQAQEAKMRRLCEQLELRAEDHLLEIGTGWGAMAEFAAREYGCQVTTTTISREQYDYARQRIEQAGLSAQVTVLFEDYRALTGQYDKLVSIEMIEAVGKRYLPTFFKRCNALLKPKGRMALQAITIADQRYKHYSRNVDFIQRYVFPGGFLPSINAMTESMTRHTGLVVCNLFDIGNDYARTLHEWRERVVRYWNTQNAQVSDERFRRLWVFYLCYCEAGFRARTISTVQLIAERRA; this is encoded by the coding sequence ATGCTTAAACAACTCCATGGCGCGGGACTGACCCTGCAGGAATTTAACCATGAACCGATGTTTTTCGGCGATGAAACTGCGCCGCTGCAGGGACAAATTGAAGTTCATGACCTTCGTGTTTATCGTCGCGTGCTGCTCGGTGGCAGCATTGCGGCGGGAGAGAGCTATATCGACGGCGATTGGACCACGCCAAATCTGACAGCCGTGCTGCAACTGTTAGCCGAAAACGTCGGTCTGGTCGACAAAATAGAGTCGCGTTTCAGCTGGCTGACCTCACCGGTCAACAGCGTCGTTCACTTCCTTAGGCGCAACAGCCCGAGCCAGGCACGCCGCAACATTTCGGCGCACTATGATTTGGGCAATGATTTTTATCAGGGATTTCTTGATGAGAAGATGCTCTACTCCTCCGCCTGGTATCAAGGCCCGCACATGACGCTGGAACAGGCCCAGGAAGCCAAAATGCGCCGCCTGTGTGAGCAGCTTGAGCTACGCGCGGAAGACCACCTGCTTGAAATCGGCACTGGCTGGGGTGCGATGGCCGAATTCGCCGCACGGGAATATGGCTGCCAGGTGACCACCACCACCATTTCACGCGAGCAGTACGACTACGCCCGCCAGCGCATCGAGCAGGCCGGACTCAGCGCCCAGGTTACCGTGCTGTTTGAGGACTACCGCGCACTGACCGGGCAATACGACAAGCTGGTATCAATTGAAATGATTGAAGCCGTAGGTAAACGCTATTTGCCCACCTTTTTCAAGCGCTGCAATGCGCTGCTTAAACCCAAAGGGCGGATGGCTTTGCAGGCGATTACCATTGCCGACCAGCGCTACAAGCACTACAGCCGCAACGTTGACTTTATTCAACGATACGTCTTCCCCGGCGGCTTTTTGCCCTCGATCAACGCGATGACTGAAAGCATGACCCGACACACTGGACTGGTAGTGTGCAATCTTTTTGATATTGGTAATGACTATGCGCGCACGCTGCACGAGTGGCGCGAGCGAGTCGTACGGTACTGGAATACGCAAAATGCGCAGGTCAGCGATGAGCGTTTTCGTCGCCTGTGGGTGTTTTATCTGTGCTACTGCGAAGCGGGATTCCGCGCACGGACGATTAGCACCGTGCAACTGATTGCCGAGCGCCGTGCATGA
- a CDS encoding DUF2878 domain-containing protein: MKSLRFWLLAAGFDLWWTLAVWGRESVEILLVIGALLMLYFTPAARRKWVIFAFVIGVAMDSLWCASGLLAFEQSQGVPVWMVALWLSFSAWWLWFYQQISLRWPWLILLGAVSGPLAYYIGMRFDAMYLLAPPWQVFSLMAVGWACFLPLISYGVRQPHVSKRSP; this comes from the coding sequence ATGAAATCCCTGCGCTTCTGGCTGCTGGCCGCTGGCTTCGATCTCTGGTGGACGCTGGCAGTCTGGGGACGAGAAAGCGTAGAAATATTGCTGGTGATTGGCGCACTGCTGATGCTTTATTTCACCCCTGCCGCGCGCCGAAAATGGGTGATTTTCGCCTTTGTAATCGGGGTTGCCATGGACAGTTTGTGGTGCGCCAGCGGCCTGTTGGCATTTGAGCAAAGCCAAGGCGTACCTGTTTGGATGGTGGCGCTGTGGCTCAGTTTTAGCGCCTGGTGGCTGTGGTTTTATCAGCAAATTTCACTGCGCTGGCCGTGGCTTATCCTGCTTGGCGCGGTGAGTGGTCCACTGGCCTATTACATAGGTATGCGTTTTGATGCCATGTACCTACTCGCCCCGCCGTGGCAGGTATTTTCCCTGATGGCAGTCGGATGGGCCTGCTTTTTACCGCTGATAAGCTATGGCGTGCGTCAACCTCATGTCAGCAAGAGGAGTCCGTAA